The Ziziphus jujuba cultivar Dongzao chromosome 1, ASM3175591v1 genome segment TTTCCAAACATCATCGAAAATCACAACATACCTCTTTTGCAGCAAATACTCTCTCAACTTGTTAGTCAGTGTCTCCTCATCCATTGCATTAATTCCCTCAGGAGCGGGCTCTTTGTTTCCCTCGCAGAATTTCTTTATGATGTCCTTTAGCAGCTCCACCTTCTGGTATGATTGAGACACTGTTACCCAACCATGGCAATCAAACTTTTGCTTCACAGAATCATAGACCTTTTTAGCAAGAGTAGTCTTGCCCGAACCCCCCATCCCGACCACCGAAATTGCAGTTCGATGAGTTTGTCGTTTATCTAACAACCATCCAATCAATTCATCTCTTGGAGAATCAATACCCACAACTTCAGCTTCCTCAAGATAAAGGGCTTCTTTTCGAGGGTCATACCATGAAGCAGCTGCAGAAGTAGTAGTTGTCGATCCATCCTGCTGAATAATGGATGGGTCAAAGCCATACCTTTCccttctttctttgatttgacGAACTTTTACTTTGATATCTTGTATCTGAGACGCAATCTGATGGCGTGGTGTTAGTTTGATTAAGCAGTGACCAAATCTACAGAGGGAGCCAATAAAGCCACCTCGGTGACGATGTGTTGCCAAGTGAAATATGTACTCATCAATCACATCTTCTATACGAAAGGAAACTTTGGTTATCTGTTTCACCCATTCTTTAACACCATCTCTAACAGAGTCATCCTCGGTTTCAGCCTTCATGTCTGCATCCTTGAGGAAACATTTGATGCTCTGCAGCTCATCTCTGATGTCCAAAATTTCAGAGCGAACGTTTCTCAGCAACTTCGCTTCTTCGATCAGCAAAGGTGTGAGGTATTCAACAACAAAGCCCACAGCAGTCTCCGCCATGATAACCTCTTGGCTTGTTGATCGATGAGAAGTTTGGTTCGAATTAGAAATAAGAAGAATACCAGTATGACTAATATGAACGCGTCAATGAATCTAATTTTGAAGATGccactctgttttttttttttttttttttttttggttgtgtgtttttgaatgaatgaatgaattatACAATTTCCTCATAAACTGATTGTCCTCGAAGCTGAGTCAGAAGATGAGACAGTCATTGATGGCTAGCTACTATGCAGGTTGACTCTTAATTACTAGCAAACGGGTATAATTTAACTACCTATTTCTGAATCACACATATGGTTTACAAACATccgtattatttatttatttatttatttttgtcacgGGCATGAATATTGATCATGCCtgtgacaaaaattaaaaaaaaaaaaaaaggaaaagagtcTTGATATTTCATGTGATTGATGCAGAAGAAAATTTACGAATCAATAAAGTCCCTAAATTCTTACATCTTCCATTATCGAATTTTACCAATTACATTCAGAAATGTGAAAGTcggaaaatagaaaaataatccagcaaattattttataggtattataaataaaagatttacAGATTTACTAAACCAATTGAATAAACATAATCATAATATTATAACAATAGTTTTTCAGATCAACCAAATAATTGACACAAACTTAATTACACTAACATACAGAGCCTACATAATAAAGGACTCTATTAATTTCTGCACAATCAtggtgtttttatttgttatttgttattttattttattttcatgtgtTTAACTAATCAGATTCTGATTTTGATATGACAACTTTCGCCTCAACCCCCATTTCATTGGCACCAAGATATGACAACTTTCGCAAGTCCTTTAAGCACCCAATTCCCCTTTCTACTTTGATCCCTCTTAAACGAACTACACATAAATCCATCTTGTAGTCATGATAGTAACCTACAAGATATCGCAATTTGCAGAGTGCCATGATCTCTATTGGTATCTGATATACCAATAATTGCTTTAAATCCAAAGTCTCGAGGTTTACCAATTTGCCTATGGAACTTGGGAGCATCTTTACTTTTGTATTTCGTACACTTAAATATCTCAAGTGGAATAAGTTGCCAATGGCTTTAGGGAGACAATCCAGTAGTGCATCTTCAAAATCAAGTACttttaaaagcttaaaattAGTGATGAGGGTACTCAAAATGGTTGTGGAAATTTCATCTTTAGTGAAAGTCAAAATACAACGAATGCCAGAATGTTCACTACTACTTTCAGAAGCATTGGTGTTCTTAAATATTGATAGTCGTTGACTTATTCCTTGATCAGTACTTGACCGATCATTTCTAGCAAAATGTTACAGAAGCTTAAACTCTTCATCTTGTTAAGTATGATCTCACACAGAAGATCATGGATGCAACAAGTTGTAACTTTTCCATTCAAGTTCACTCTAGACACTTGAACCAGACTTCTATGCACTAGCTCTGTCAAGTATTCCTGTGCGGTTGCTTCCAATGTCTTATCCTTATTGTTATAGTTAACAAAACCTTCAGCTATCCATTGTCGAAATAACTTTTTACATTTGATAGAATAGTCCTCTGGATACAAGCCAAAGTACAAGAAGCAAGATTTAAGGTAATGAGGTGGCTCATTATAACTAAGGGACAGTATTCTTGCAATACTTGTTAGATGGGGATTACTCTCCAACTCTGAGCTGAGACTATCGTTCAGTTTTTGCCATTCATGAATAGTTTTGTTTGTGGAATTCAGAgaactaagaaacaaaaaacaagaaaaacacaCAACACGATTTAACGAGGTTCGGCCAAAGATTGCCTACGTCCTCGTGCTCAGGTTCTCTGAGCTTCtgctattttattatatgttgagGAAATTACAAGTTTGCAGGTTCTACAATGGTGATTCACACAGAGAACACCTAAAAACCAACCTGTTAGCCCCCTTTTCACCCTCACACAGTTCACTCACAAAGGTTTCACAAAGAAATACTAATTACCCTTACAGAACctattgaaaaattgaaacaacAAAGAAAGATCAAAACTTTCTCTCACAAACCCAGAAAATCAATTCAGAAAATGTTCTACAACTCTGTAAAATGTTTTTCACtctatgaagaagaagaagaaaataatagttAGAATCTGAAGGTCTTAAACAGCCTTTTAACTCCCTGTTATAACCAACCTAACCATTGCACGTGTTTCAGTTAATTAAGCAAACTTCAAAACGTTGTCATTCCCTTTTGAAAAACTTAAGCCCATCAAAGCAACACTATCGTTTCatccctttttcctttcttgaacTGTGAGCATGGGTTTGAATACTTGAAGCACAGCTGAACATTATTTCCTCAGCTCTTGAGGATTAATTTCTCACatttctccacctaatcctcaatAGCTTAAATATAGCAGAAACTTTAAGAACCATCCTTGCAAACTTCACCTTGTTCCACATTGACCTACCCCAACTCCGAGCAAGGTTTTACATGAATTAAACCTGCTCACAGGTAGGACTTCAGTTCCCATATCTATGGGATTGAGCTCAGTTGGTATTTTCTCCAACCCAAATTCTTTCCTCTCCACCATATCACGAATAAAGTGACACTTAATCTGGATATGTTTCGATCTCTCATGAAACACCGGATTTTTGCAGAGATGTATAGCACTTTGGCTATCTGAATAAAGTATAATAGCTTTGTTAAGCACACCAAGTTCCAATAGCAGTCCCTTGATCCAAACAACTTCTTTACCAGCTTCAGTTACTGCCATATACTCAGCCTCTGTAGTTGCTAAAGCCACCACTGCTTGTAAATGTGACTTCCAATTTACACAATTTGCACAAACAGTAAATGCATAAGCAGAAATTGATTTTCTCTTGTCTTGATCCCCAGCATAGTCTGCATCTGTGTAACCAAGCAGCTCAACTCCATCTTGACTGCCTTTAAACAACAACCCTTCATTCATAGTGAACTTCAAGTATCTCATGAGCCACTTCATAGCATCGTAGTGACTTCTTCCAGGATTAGACATCAATCTGCTGAGAATACTTACAGCATGTGCCAGATCTGGCCTTGTACTAACCATTAAGTACATTATTGATCCTATAGCATTAGAATATGGCACACCACTCATATCTTCTTTTTCCTGTTTAGTAGCTGGACATTGATTTGCAGATAACTTGTAATGTCCACCTAATGGTACACTAGCAGGCTTTGCTTTGCTCATATTAAATTTGGAGATTACCTTCTGAATGTAAGTAGTTTGCTGAAGCTTCATCTTTCTATTCCTTCTGTCTCTAATAATTGTCATCCCCAAAATTTTCCTAACCTGCCCAAGttctttcatatcaaactcaAAACTGAGTAGTTgcttcacaaaattaatcaccTTTACATTTGGTCCTGCCAGCAACAtgtcatttacataaaaaagtAGATATACAACATTTACACTCATTGTATCCTTAAAATACAAACAGCTGTCAGAATTACTCCTTGCAAACCCAGTCTTCAACACAAAAATATCAAACCTCCTATACCATTGCCTTGGGGATTGCTTTAAACCATAAAGAGACTTCCTTAGCAAGCATACAAGCTCTCCACCCTTTCTAGTAACTTCATATCCCTGTGGTTGCTTCATATAAATGGTTTTTTCCAAGTCTCCATGAAGAAAAGTAGTTTTTACATCTAACTACTCTAATTCCCAATCAAAATGTGTAACTAGAGAGAGCATGATTCGAATGGTGGTGTATTTAACCACAAGTGAGAAAATTTCATTGTAGTCCACACCCTCAACCTGTGTGAACCCCTTTGCTACCAACCTGACCTTAAACCTCACTGGATCAGGCTTAGTTAATCCTTCCATGACTTTGTAGATCCATTTGCAATCCACAATCCTTTGTTTTGAAGGAGCTGAAACTAGATCCCACATATGATTTTCATGCAGAGACTTCATTTCTTCATCCATGGCCTGTTTCCATTTCCTTGCTGCTGTAGACTCCATAGCTTCCTTATAATTCCTAGGTTCATTGTCTGAAAAGTCTTGAAAACCAACCAAAGCATATGCAATGAAGTCAGCATAGCTATATTTTCTGTTTGGTATCACTTTTCTCTTAGTTCTATCTCGAGTCAACAAATATCCAGGTGAAGCAATTGTTTTGGATGGTGAAGAAGCCTGTTGCACTTCCCTTTCATTATCCGAATCTGATTCTGTCTGCAGTGGAGTTTCATCTTGATGAGCATCTGATTCATTATCCTTTGAGGAGCCTCTTTCTTGATGATCTGGTATATTGACTCTAGGTATAGGTAGTTCTATCTGTCTGGTCTCTACTTGTTGCTTTCCATCAATACCAACACTGTTAGTGATCTTGCAaggcataatattttcattaaaaatcacATCCCTACTAACAATGACTCTAAACCCTTTACTTTCTCTATCCCAGAGTCTATAACCCTTAACCCCTTGAGGATACCCTATGAAAACACAGTTCAAAGCTCTGGGTTCAAGTTTTCCCTCTGATTGGTGTGCATATGCTGCACAACCAAAAACTCAAGTAGTCATAGTTTGGCATCTTCCCTAACCAAACAAACTCAGGTGATTGAAAATTGAGTACTGTAGAAGGAGACAGATTTACAAGGTGCATAGCAATCATAACTGCTTCACCCCAAAACGGCTTTAGGAGACCCGAGGAGACTAGCATACACCTTACCTTGTCTAACAAAGTTTTATTCATCCTCTCAGCaacaccattttgctgaggagtaTGTCTTACTATTCTATGTCTTAAAATGCCTTGagttttacaaaaattatcaaattcccTATTACAAAACTCAAGTCCATTATCAATCCTTAAGGCTTTCACAGACCTATTAACCTGTTTTTCAACCAATAACTTCCACTGCTGAAATCTACTAAAAGCCTCatcttttgtttttaacaaGATTACCCAAACCTTCCTAGAACAATCATCAATTATGGACATAAAGTACCTGTTTCCACTTTGAGTAGAGACTTTAACAGGGCCCCACAGATCAACATGTACATAATCAAGCATAGACTTAGCTCTATTTGTACTTAAATTGAAACTAAgtctatgttgcttacctaaGATGAAGTTTTCATAGAAGTCTAGTTTGCTTATCTgttctttaccaaaaaaattttgtttattcaaataatacaAGCCCTTTTCACTAATATGTCCTAATCTATATGCCATAATATAGTATTATCAATAGGAGTATGAACAGAAGTATTGCAAGAATTAAAAACAGCTTCACTAAGCAAGACATATAAGCCACTTTTCTTAATACCCTTAAAAGCAACAAATGAGCCCTTTGATATtctcatttttccattttcagttTTAGAAATACAACCAGCATCATCAAGCATACCAAGAGAGATTAAATTTCTCCTTAAACCAGGAACATATCTTATTGAATTAAAAGTTCTGGTGGTGCCATCATACAATTTAAACTGTACATTGCCAATACCAACTACCTTGCATGAATGGTCATCTTCTAAAAGGACCTGTCCTTCCTCATACTCTTTATAAAACTGAAAAACATCAAGAACAGGACACATAAGAAATGAGCATCCTGAGTCTAGAACCCATTCTGACTTGTTTTGCTCACTGTCAGCAACAAGTACCTCCCCAGAATTTTCATTAGAAGAAACAACAGCAAGATCACCATTTTCATGGTTCTTGCTTTTatcatctctctttttcttataaCAAAACTTCATAATATAGCCTTCTTTCTTATAGTAGTAACATTTTTGACCCCTTGTTCTAGACTTAGATCTAGAGTGGTCTCGACTCTTCCCCCTAAAGTTAATATTTCCAGAATTCCTAGTGGCACTTCTACCCCGAGCACTAAGCCTTTCACTTTTTGACTCAGACTTTAATTCTATGTCCCTGGACTTTAAGGAACTGACCACTATATCCAAAGACAGAGAATCGCGACCATACTTGATGGCATTCTTGACATCTTTAAAAGACTCAGGCagagaatttaataaaattacagCATTATGTTCATCACTAAATGTAACTTTGCAATTAGCCAGATCCAAAATTATTCGATTAAACATGTCAAGATTAGAGTCTAAATCCTTAGAAGTATCCATTTTAAAGCCAAAGAATTCCTCTAGTAACAAAATTCGATCTAGAAGAGACCTTACCAAATAAAGCTGTTCTAGTTTATTCCACATCTGAGAGGTAGTTGTTACCTCATCTACCTTCTTGAGAACACTGTCCGAGAGATGCAGGATGATTGTACTCAAAGCAATCTCGTCCATCTCCAATCTCTTGTCCTCTGGACGATCAACAGAGAATGACCGTCAATGGCTCTAGCAACTTTCATCTACACGAGGATTGCCCTCATCTTCTTCCTCCATAACAAAAAATCACCCTTGCCATTAAAGATTTCCACCTCTATTTTCGAAGGCATTGTTAAATCTTCAAGAAACCTAAGATTCCGAGACTAGAATCTTTCTAAACACACTCAGAAGATTCAAGAagacaagctctgataccacttgttgtggaaTTCAGAgaactaagaaacaaaaaacaagaaaaacacaCAACACGATTTAACGAGGTTCCGCCAAAGATTGCCTACGTCCTCGTGCTCAGGTTCTCTGAGCTTCTACTATTTTATTATCTGTTTAGGAAATTACAAGTTTTCAGGTTCTACAATGGTGATTCACACAAAGAACACCTAAAAACCAACCTATTAGCCTCCTTTTCACCCTCACACAGCTCACTCACAAAGGTTTCACAAAGAAACACTAATTACCCTTACAAAACCCATTGAATAATTGAAACAATAAAGAAAGATCAAAACTTTCTCTCACAAATCCAGAAAATCAATTCAGAAAATGTTCTGCAACTCTGTAAAATGTTATTCTCTCtacgaagaagaaaaagaaaatagtagtTAGAATCCGGTGGTCTTAAACAGCCTTGTAACTCCCTGTTATAACCAACCTAACCACTGCACCTGCATTGCACATGTTTCAGTTAATTAAGCAAACTTCAAAACGTTGCTGTTCCCTTTTGAAAAACTTAAGCCCATCAAAGCAACGCTGTCATTTCATCCCTTTCTCCTTTCCTGAACTGTGAGCACAGGTTTGAATACTTGAAGCATAGCTGAACATTATTTCCTTAGCTCTTTAGGATTAATTCCTCACAGTTTTGTCTCTAGTTGATAGAAGACCAGCTATGGAGACAATTGCAAGC includes the following:
- the LOC125420285 gene encoding disease resistance protein RPM1-like, producing the protein MAETAVGFVVEYLTPLLIEEAKLLRNVRSEILDIRDELQSIKCFLKDADMKAETEDDSVRDGVKEWVKQITKVSFRIEDVIDEYIFHLATHRHRGGFIGSLCRFGHCLIKLTPRHQIASQIQDIKVKVRQIKERRERYGFDPSIIQQDGSTTTTSAAASWYDPRKEALYLEEAEVVGIDSPRDELIGWLLDKRQTHRTAISVVGMGGSGKTTLAKKVYDSVKQKFDCHGWVTVSQSYQKVELLKDIIKKFCEGNKEPAPEGINAMDEETLTNKLREYLLQKRYVVIFDDVWKVDFWGDIEHALLDNKNGGRVVITTRNMEVANFCRISSLVHVRRLKPLPHDKAWQLFCNKVFKFDFEGRCPTYLAELSHKIVHKCEGLPLAIVAIAGLLSTKNKTIHEWQKLHDSLSSELESNPQLASIRKILSLSYSDLPHHLKSCFLYFGMYPEDYSIRCSRLIRQWIAEGFVNQKKDKTLEEVALEYLAELIHRSLVQVSKVDSRGRLRNCRIHDLLREVVVKKMESSFCHVVDGNESTLKGEIVTRRLSIVNNSCSTVLQDAD